The Urocitellus parryii isolate mUroPar1 chromosome 6, mUroPar1.hap1, whole genome shotgun sequence genome includes a window with the following:
- the Moap1 gene encoding modulator of apoptosis 1: MALRLLEDWCRGMDMNPRKALLITGIPQTCGVAEIEEALRAGLAPLGEYRLLGRMFRRDENRNVALIGLTEETSHDMVPKEIPGRGGVWRVIFKPPEPDNEFLRKLNEFLEEEGMTVGELTRVLGCGHNPFDQGMIPEMQAAMLTQSLDEALQPALQYLNYKKLRLFSGRDPPEPGEEEFGSWLFHTTQMMKTWQVSDTEKRRRLIESLRGPAFDIIRILKINNPLIKAHECLQALETVFGVTDNPRELQVKYLNTYQKDKEKLSAYVLRLEPLLQKLVQRGAIEKGDVNQARLEQIIAGAIHRTVRRQLDLPEHGPAPGLLQLLALIKDKEAAEEEAAFLQRGLEGHFT, from the coding sequence ATGGCCCTGAGGCTTTTAGAAGACTGGTGCAGGGGGATGGATATGAACCCTCGGAAAGCGCTATTGATTACCGGCATCCCCCAGACCTGTGGTGTGGCCGAAATCGAGGAGGCTCTACGGGCTGGTCTGGCTCCTTTGGGGGAGTACAGACTGCTTGGGAGGATGTTCAGAAGGGATGAGAACAGGAACGTAGCCTTAATAGGCCTTACTGAGGAGACAAGTCATGATATGGTTCCTAAGGAGATACCGGGGAGAGGGGGTGTGTGGAGAGTGATCTTTAAGCCGCCAGAACCGGATAAtgaatttttaaggaaattaaatgagtttttagaagaagagGGCATGACAGTGGGTGAGTTGACCAGAGTTCTTGGGTGTGGACATAACCCTTTTGACCAGGGCATGATCCCTGAAATGCAGGCAGCTATGTTGACACAGTCATTAGATGAGGCTCTTCAGCCTGCCCTCCAATacctaaattataaaaaattgagACTGTTCTCAGGCAGGGATCCTCCAGAACCAGGGGAAGAAGAATTTGGATCATGGCTGTTTCATACTACTCAGATGATGAAGACATGGCAGGTATCTGATACAGAAAAGAGAAGGCGATTGATAGAGAGCCTTCGTGGCCCAGCATTTGATATTATTCGTATCCTCAAGATAAATAATCCTTTAATTAAAGCCCATGAATGCCTTCAGGCTCTTGAGACAGTATTTGGGGTTACTGATAATCCTAGGGAGTTGCAGGTCAAATATCTAAACACTTACCAGAAGGATAAAGAAAAGTTGTCTGCTTATGTACTAAGGCTAGAGCCTTTATTACAGAAACTGGTACAGAGAGGAGCAATAGAGAAGGGCGATGTGAATCAGGCCCGACTAGAGCAAATCATCGCTGGGGCGATTCACAGAACAGTTCGAAGACAGCTTGATCTGCCAGAGCATGGTCCAGCTCCAGGCTTACTGCAGTTACTGGCACTGATAAAGGATAAGGAGGCAGCTGAGGAGGAGGCAGCCTTTCTCCAGAGGGGGTTAGAAGGGCATTTCACCTGA
- the Lyset gene encoding lysosomal enzyme trafficking factor isoform X1, with protein sequence MVACSEMPKPPDYSELSDSLTLAVGTGRFSGPLHRAWRMMNFRQRMGWIGVGLYLLASAAAFYYVFEINETYNRLALEHIQQHPEEPGEGTTWTHSLKVRLLSLPFWLWTIIFLIPYLQMFLFLYSCTRADPKTVGYCIIPICLAVICNRHQAFVKASNQISRLQLIDT encoded by the exons ATGGTGGCTTGTTCTGAAATGCCAAAACCACCCGATTATTCAGAACTGAGTGACTCTTTAACGCTTGCCGTGGGAACAGGAAGATTTTCGGGACCACT GCACAGAGCATGGAGAATGATGAACTTCCGTCAGCGGATGGGGTGGATCGGAGTGGGGCTGTATCTGTTAGCAAGTGCAGCAGCATTTTACTATGTTTTTGAAATCAATGAGACTTACAACAGGCTGGCTTTGGAGCACATTCAACAGCACCCAGAGGAGCCTGGTGAAGGAACCACATGGACACACTCCTTGAAAGTTCGCTTACTCTCCCTGCCTTTTTGGTTGTGgacaattatttttctgatacCTTACTTACAGATGTTTTTGTTCCTTTATTCTTGTACAAGAGCTGATCCCAAAACTGTGGGCTACTGTATCATCCCCATATGCTTGGCAGTTATTTGCAATCGCCACCAAGCATTTGTCAAGGCTTCTAATCAGATCAGCAGACTACAACTGATTGACACATAA
- the Lyset gene encoding lysosomal enzyme trafficking factor isoform X2 — protein MMNFRQRMGWIGVGLYLLASAAAFYYVFEINETYNRLALEHIQQHPEEPGEGTTWTHSLKVRLLSLPFWLWTIIFLIPYLQMFLFLYSCTRADPKTVGYCIIPICLAVICNRHQAFVKASNQISRLQLIDT, from the coding sequence ATGATGAACTTCCGTCAGCGGATGGGGTGGATCGGAGTGGGGCTGTATCTGTTAGCAAGTGCAGCAGCATTTTACTATGTTTTTGAAATCAATGAGACTTACAACAGGCTGGCTTTGGAGCACATTCAACAGCACCCAGAGGAGCCTGGTGAAGGAACCACATGGACACACTCCTTGAAAGTTCGCTTACTCTCCCTGCCTTTTTGGTTGTGgacaattatttttctgatacCTTACTTACAGATGTTTTTGTTCCTTTATTCTTGTACAAGAGCTGATCCCAAAACTGTGGGCTACTGTATCATCCCCATATGCTTGGCAGTTATTTGCAATCGCCACCAAGCATTTGTCAAGGCTTCTAATCAGATCAGCAGACTACAACTGATTGACACATAA